The proteins below come from a single Gimesia alba genomic window:
- the scpB gene encoding SMC-Scp complex subunit ScpB: MLSSPSPVNCLQPRSGHAFCSSPCRQATAFRWNFLSRQQQGDQLHFASDQEVNTRRSLKMAKVEAVLFVAETALSTRKIAQLATLANAAEAKELIDQLNNALTATNSAFQIKRVATGYQLMTQPQFSFWLNKLHQRQAALKLSSPAMETLAIVVYRQPITRADIESIRGVQSAEMLKQLMERGLVRIGGKDDSLGRPFLYESTRKFLEIFGLKNLDDLPMGETLRIRPEQKPQPAEATPENELVEAAPEHDVELESDLSEEEATEVIEDTSDTEDEDLSAA, translated from the coding sequence ATGCTTTCCAGTCCTTCTCCTGTGAACTGTCTTCAGCCCCGCTCTGGACACGCTTTCTGCTCTTCCCCTTGCCGACAGGCAACTGCATTCCGCTGGAATTTTCTGTCTCGTCAGCAGCAGGGAGATCAATTGCATTTTGCTTCCGACCAGGAAGTCAACACCAGGCGCAGCCTGAAAATGGCCAAAGTAGAAGCAGTTCTGTTTGTTGCGGAAACGGCACTCTCCACACGAAAAATTGCACAATTGGCAACGCTGGCGAATGCCGCTGAGGCAAAAGAACTCATCGACCAGCTCAACAACGCCCTGACTGCAACCAACTCGGCGTTCCAAATTAAACGTGTCGCCACCGGCTACCAGTTGATGACACAACCACAGTTTTCGTTCTGGTTGAATAAACTCCATCAGAGGCAGGCAGCGCTCAAGCTCTCTTCACCGGCCATGGAAACGCTGGCGATTGTCGTTTACCGTCAGCCAATCACCCGGGCCGACATTGAGTCGATCCGCGGAGTCCAGAGTGCTGAAATGCTCAAGCAGTTAATGGAACGTGGTCTGGTCAGAATTGGTGGTAAAGACGACTCGCTGGGACGCCCGTTTCTATATGAATCCACGCGAAAATTTCTGGAAATCTTTGGTCTGAAAAACCTGGACGACTTACCCATGGGGGAAACCCTGCGCATTCGCCCCGAACAGAAACCACAACCGGCGGAAGCAACTCCAGAAAACGAACTGGTTGAAGCTGCTCCAGAGCATGATGTTGAACTGGAATCAGACCTCAGTGAAGAAGAGGCTACGGAAGTCATAGAGGATACCAGTGATACTGAAGACGAAGATCTCAGCGCCGCCTGA
- a CDS encoding SLC13 family permease, whose translation MDWQIVVTFLVLGGVIGSLTFLRAGADTILMGGLTILVITGVVEAKDAVAGFANEGLIAVAFLFVVSEGIRQTGGFAFTGQQLLGHPKSLTDAQSRVMLPSAVLSAFLNNTPVVAMMMPVISDWAKKMRISVSHLMLPLSYAAILGGLCTLVGTSTTLVVDGLLQEHDNHPGLSMFEVAWVGVPVMIAGLIYLLICSRWLLPERKPAITPMDDPREYTVEMVVEPGCPLIGKTIEQAGLRHLPGMYLMEIDRQDTVIAAVSSNERLAANDQLVFVGVVESVIDLQKIPGLKPATDQLFKLSGPRSERCLIEAVVSDSFRFINMSIRTAKFRSNYNAAVIAVARNGQRINKKIGDIELQRGDTLLIEAHPSFIDQQRNSREFFLVSQVEDSTPPRHERAWIARTILLAMIVMVAFFNVKMIVAAMVAAGLMTATRCCSATEAKRSIDWGVLITIAAGLGIGRAIENSGAANLIASTFIGVANNSPLIVLAILSLITLIFTNLITAKATATLIFPITVAAAASLDVNLMPFVITLIISAAACFATPIGYQTNMMVFGPGGYKYADYLRIGGPLTLIVWILTVIIVPLAWPFHP comes from the coding sequence ATGGACTGGCAAATTGTAGTAACGTTCCTGGTATTGGGAGGAGTCATTGGCTCTCTCACGTTTCTACGTGCCGGTGCTGATACGATTCTCATGGGCGGGCTCACCATACTGGTTATCACCGGTGTAGTCGAAGCCAAAGATGCCGTCGCCGGCTTTGCCAATGAAGGCCTGATCGCTGTCGCGTTCCTGTTTGTCGTGAGTGAAGGGATTCGCCAGACTGGCGGCTTTGCCTTTACCGGTCAACAACTGCTCGGCCACCCTAAGTCGCTGACCGATGCCCAGTCGCGCGTGATGCTCCCCTCGGCTGTCTTAAGCGCGTTTCTCAATAACACGCCTGTCGTCGCAATGATGATGCCCGTCATATCTGACTGGGCCAAGAAAATGCGGATCTCGGTTTCGCACCTGATGCTCCCTTTAAGTTACGCAGCCATTCTCGGCGGCTTATGCACGCTGGTCGGTACGAGTACCACGCTGGTGGTCGACGGATTACTGCAAGAGCACGACAATCACCCTGGCCTCTCCATGTTTGAAGTTGCCTGGGTTGGTGTCCCCGTGATGATTGCTGGCCTGATCTACTTGTTGATCTGTTCCCGCTGGTTACTTCCCGAACGCAAACCGGCAATCACTCCCATGGATGACCCGCGGGAATATACCGTCGAAATGGTGGTCGAACCAGGCTGCCCGCTCATTGGCAAAACAATCGAACAGGCTGGCTTGCGTCACCTGCCAGGCATGTACCTGATGGAAATCGACCGGCAGGATACTGTGATCGCCGCTGTTTCTTCGAATGAACGTCTCGCCGCCAACGACCAGCTCGTGTTTGTCGGCGTCGTAGAGTCAGTCATCGACCTGCAAAAAATCCCCGGACTCAAACCAGCCACCGATCAGCTCTTTAAACTGTCTGGCCCCCGCTCGGAGCGTTGCCTAATAGAAGCCGTTGTCTCTGACAGTTTTCGATTCATCAATATGTCGATTCGCACGGCAAAATTTCGCTCCAACTATAATGCCGCCGTGATCGCCGTGGCACGCAACGGTCAGCGGATCAACAAAAAAATTGGTGACATTGAACTCCAGCGCGGCGATACCCTGCTGATCGAAGCACATCCTTCTTTCATTGATCAGCAACGAAATTCTCGCGAATTTTTCCTCGTCAGTCAGGTGGAAGATTCCACACCGCCGCGCCACGAAAGAGCCTGGATTGCCCGTACGATCTTGCTGGCGATGATTGTGATGGTGGCCTTCTTCAATGTTAAAATGATCGTCGCCGCCATGGTCGCTGCCGGGCTGATGACGGCCACACGCTGCTGCAGTGCAACCGAAGCCAAACGCTCCATCGACTGGGGCGTGTTGATTACCATCGCCGCCGGACTGGGAATTGGTCGGGCCATTGAAAATTCCGGAGCCGCGAATCTGATTGCGTCCACCTTCATCGGCGTGGCAAATAACAGCCCGTTAATCGTGCTGGCAATTCTGTCGTTAATCACCTTGATCTTCACGAACCTGATTACCGCAAAAGCAACCGCTACGCTGATTTTTCCCATCACCGTTGCCGCAGCAGCATCGCTCGATGTCAATCTCATGCCGTTTGTGATCACCCTGATCATCTCGGCAGCAGCCTGCTTTGCCACCCCCATTGGCTACCAGACCAATATGATGGTCTTCGGCCCTGGTGGGTATAAATATGCTGACTATCTTCGTATCGGCGGCCCACTGACTTTGATCGTCTGGATCCTCACCGTGATCATCGTACCTCTTGCCTGGCCCTTCCATCCGTGA
- a CDS encoding prolyl oligopeptidase family serine peptidase — MKRLFCFPILVALIVGLSLCSNPSQIQAQEPAPEDRAKLEQQLQDLQKQIKDLKQNPKIKKSLLADVEVYAKAAEWILRHNEFYKPQYVKDTFQILETGQKRAQQLQVGKPEWTQQTGTVIFGYYSKIDGSVQPYALTFPADFKEKSSHRWPLHVELHGRGGKRNEVFFLTRPNGRGPRKDHDWLHLDPFGRTDNGWRWSGEVDVHEAIDDVKKRHLIDKKRITLRGFSMGGAGAWHLGLHYPSLWCGVGPGAGFVDFYQYQNYKEKLPHYQHKTLHIYDSIDYALNAADVPVVTYGGGKDKQLVSSTRMVEKAKDLDIEIPLYISPEAAHQSRMPAYQDFLADLLNHSKQGRPAWPGRKQIRFITYTPKFNECEWLTIEELDEMYEPTIVEGGIDDESGNLQLTTENVAALSLARNVAAKVELDGTLLPLESAANGLLPQVYYVKSNSGWDVLKYEDSKTFIENPNQRKRHNLQGPIDDAFTLPFVCVTGTSSPWEPELNSWSKSVLTLFEKEFDKWLRAKVPVIKDTQVTDQIIADKNLILFGDPGSNALIAKVVEDLPIEWTPDQITVNGKSYDTKNHGVALIYPNPLNPARYVVINSGHTMHEKDFLASNSWLFPKLGDIAVIQFKKSKDGTYENETVWAELFDSNWKLP, encoded by the coding sequence ATGAAGCGCCTCTTCTGTTTCCCGATTCTTGTTGCTCTGATCGTTGGCCTTTCACTCTGTTCGAATCCTTCACAGATACAGGCACAGGAGCCTGCTCCAGAAGATCGCGCCAAACTGGAACAGCAGCTTCAGGATCTGCAGAAACAAATCAAGGACCTCAAGCAGAATCCCAAAATCAAAAAGTCGCTTCTGGCAGATGTCGAAGTTTATGCGAAGGCCGCCGAATGGATTTTGCGACATAACGAATTTTACAAACCGCAGTATGTCAAAGACACATTTCAGATTCTGGAAACGGGGCAAAAACGAGCACAGCAACTGCAAGTAGGCAAACCGGAGTGGACACAGCAGACGGGAACGGTCATCTTCGGTTACTACTCAAAAATCGACGGTTCTGTTCAACCCTATGCGCTCACCTTTCCCGCAGACTTTAAAGAAAAGTCCAGCCATCGCTGGCCGCTCCACGTTGAACTGCATGGCCGAGGCGGCAAACGCAACGAAGTCTTCTTTCTAACGCGTCCTAACGGCAGAGGACCGCGAAAAGATCACGACTGGTTGCATCTGGATCCGTTTGGCCGCACCGATAATGGCTGGCGCTGGAGCGGCGAAGTCGACGTACATGAAGCCATTGATGATGTCAAAAAACGTCACCTGATCGACAAGAAACGAATTACACTTCGCGGCTTCTCCATGGGAGGCGCAGGCGCCTGGCATCTGGGACTGCATTACCCTTCGCTCTGGTGCGGCGTCGGACCCGGTGCCGGATTCGTCGACTTTTATCAGTATCAAAACTACAAAGAAAAACTTCCGCACTATCAGCACAAAACACTGCACATTTATGATTCCATCGACTACGCCCTGAATGCCGCCGATGTCCCTGTTGTGACCTATGGGGGCGGAAAAGATAAACAACTCGTCTCCAGCACACGGATGGTTGAAAAAGCGAAAGACCTGGATATCGAAATTCCGCTGTATATCAGCCCGGAGGCAGCGCATCAATCACGCATGCCCGCTTATCAGGATTTTCTCGCTGACCTTCTGAACCATTCAAAACAGGGACGCCCTGCCTGGCCCGGAAGAAAACAGATTCGCTTTATCACGTATACCCCCAAATTCAATGAGTGCGAATGGCTGACGATTGAAGAACTCGATGAAATGTATGAACCCACAATCGTTGAAGGGGGTATCGACGACGAATCAGGCAATCTGCAACTGACGACAGAAAATGTCGCTGCTCTTTCCCTCGCGCGCAATGTGGCTGCCAAAGTGGAACTGGATGGCACGCTGCTTCCACTGGAATCGGCCGCCAATGGGCTATTGCCTCAGGTTTATTACGTGAAAAGCAACAGCGGCTGGGATGTTCTGAAATATGAAGACTCAAAAACCTTCATCGAAAATCCGAACCAGCGAAAACGACACAATCTGCAAGGCCCGATTGATGACGCGTTTACACTCCCCTTTGTATGCGTCACAGGCACCAGCTCTCCTTGGGAGCCCGAACTCAATTCCTGGTCAAAATCAGTACTCACATTATTTGAAAAAGAGTTCGACAAATGGCTGCGAGCGAAAGTCCCTGTCATCAAAGACACTCAGGTCACGGATCAGATCATCGCTGACAAAAACCTGATTCTATTTGGTGACCCGGGTTCGAATGCCTTGATCGCCAAAGTCGTCGAAGACCTGCCCATCGAATGGACCCCAGATCAGATTACCGTGAACGGAAAAAGCTACGACACCAAAAATCATGGCGTTGCTCTGATCTATCCGAACCCGTTAAACCCCGCTCGTTATGTAGTCATCAACTCCGGACACACGATGCATGAAAAGGATTTTCTGGCTTCCAATTCCTGGCTTTTCCCCAAACTGGGAGACATCGCCGTGATTCAGTTTAAGAAATCAAAAGATGGCACCTATGAAAATGAAACTGTCTGGGCAGAACTCTTTGACAGTAACTGGAAATTACCATAA
- the rplU gene encoding 50S ribosomal protein L21: MFVVIEDGSRQYTIQEGDTLTIDYRATANEGDAITFESVLLANGGGASAIGAPTIEGASVEAEVVNPELKGEKLEIQKFRRRKNSRRHTGHRQKYTTVLIKTINVPGLEIVEESAEEETAAAEG; the protein is encoded by the coding sequence ATGTTTGTAGTAATCGAAGATGGCAGCCGTCAATATACGATTCAGGAAGGCGATACCCTGACAATCGACTACCGTGCTACAGCAAACGAAGGTGATGCCATTACTTTCGAAAGCGTTCTGCTGGCCAACGGCGGTGGAGCCAGTGCCATCGGCGCTCCCACGATCGAAGGCGCATCGGTAGAAGCAGAAGTCGTAAATCCTGAACTCAAAGGCGAAAAGCTCGAAATTCAAAAGTTTCGACGCCGAAAAAATTCACGTCGCCACACAGGACACCGCCAGAAATACACAACGGTTCTCATCAAAACAATTAACGTCCCCGGACTGGAAATTGTTGAAGAATCTGCTGAAGAAGAAACCGCTGCCGCGGAAGGTTAA
- a CDS encoding sugar phosphate isomerase/epimerase family protein, translated as MLRLKLAVATRSFGLPIKRAIKTAAQIGARGVQLDVQNEITPSSFGASGDRQFRKLLEEFNLSIASLRLPARHALTEPEFIDQRVSQIKSALEFAWRLRVPILIIHPGQIQTDEGGNFLLVCEVLNDLVRFASHIGTELCIACETNSTSTIRELVSKVNAGFVGIDFDTADMVFSHQNQESAIRELHTWIKSYRLRDAIREMDRGGSEVPIGQGMVMWDQFLPLVMETGYQGWLTVDRTQGDQKLEDCQRGISYLNSLLP; from the coding sequence ATGTTACGACTTAAACTCGCTGTCGCCACCCGTAGCTTTGGGTTGCCAATCAAACGGGCAATCAAAACAGCCGCCCAGATCGGCGCGCGGGGGGTGCAACTGGATGTACAAAATGAGATCACTCCATCCTCGTTCGGTGCGTCCGGCGATCGCCAGTTCCGCAAACTTTTGGAAGAGTTCAACCTCTCGATTGCTTCCTTGCGACTCCCCGCCCGACATGCGTTAACCGAGCCCGAATTTATCGACCAGCGAGTCTCACAAATCAAATCGGCTCTCGAGTTTGCCTGGCGCTTACGGGTGCCGATACTGATTATTCATCCGGGACAGATTCAAACCGATGAGGGTGGAAATTTCCTGCTTGTCTGTGAAGTCCTGAATGACCTGGTACGATTTGCATCACACATTGGAACAGAACTGTGTATTGCCTGCGAAACCAATTCCACATCGACCATCCGCGAGTTAGTTTCAAAGGTTAATGCGGGATTTGTGGGAATCGATTTTGATACTGCGGATATGGTTTTCAGTCATCAGAATCAGGAATCCGCCATTCGCGAACTGCATACGTGGATCAAGTCCTATCGTCTGCGGGATGCGATTCGAGAAATGGACCGGGGTGGTTCGGAAGTTCCGATCGGGCAAGGCATGGTCATGTGGGACCAGTTTCTGCCGCTTGTGATGGAAACCGGCTATCAAGGCTGGCTAACCGTCGATCGTACGCAAGGCGATCAGAAACTCGAAGACTGCCAGCGGGGCATCTCGTATCTGAATTCACTGCTCCCCTGA
- the lpxB gene encoding lipid-A-disaccharide synthase has translation MHLFFSVGEPSGDQHTAHLIEEIRNRCPEARFSAFGGPEMQEAGCHLEVRLTDYAVMGILNVLPLIFKFIQLIKQVGQYLESERPDAVVLVDFPGFNWWVAKKAKALGIPVFYYLPPQLWAWAPWRIRRVRKNVDYILSGLKFEKQWYESRGVKVDYIGHPFFDEVVSKTLDQNVLSELAQSQKKTVGILPGSRTSELTRNFPVMLQVVRQLSELFPDATFPVACYRQAHFELCQNLIQEEQATDLPIQLYLNKTSEIIEAADCCLMVSGSVSLELLARKTPAVVLYRSHWGMYFLAHLLITCKYMSLPNLIADQELMPEFPSVGSPEKDVAKISAIFNDWLSTPLSLERARTKLTSLYNETVIPGASAQAAKSIVSHIQPETQQKSAA, from the coding sequence ATGCACCTGTTTTTTTCAGTGGGCGAACCCAGCGGCGACCAGCATACCGCTCATTTGATTGAAGAAATTCGCAATCGCTGCCCGGAGGCCCGCTTCTCTGCGTTCGGTGGACCGGAAATGCAGGAGGCTGGCTGCCACCTGGAAGTACGTCTCACTGATTATGCCGTGATGGGAATTCTGAATGTCCTGCCGCTGATCTTTAAATTCATCCAACTCATCAAGCAGGTTGGCCAGTATCTCGAATCAGAACGCCCCGATGCAGTCGTCCTTGTTGATTTTCCCGGCTTCAACTGGTGGGTCGCCAAAAAAGCAAAAGCGCTGGGCATTCCCGTATTCTATTACCTGCCTCCGCAACTCTGGGCTTGGGCGCCCTGGAGAATTCGACGCGTGCGTAAAAATGTGGACTACATTCTCTCCGGTTTAAAATTTGAAAAGCAGTGGTACGAGTCACGAGGCGTCAAAGTTGATTACATCGGCCACCCATTCTTTGATGAAGTCGTCTCCAAAACGTTAGACCAGAATGTTCTGAGTGAACTCGCGCAGTCCCAAAAGAAAACCGTCGGCATTTTACCCGGTTCACGAACCAGTGAGCTCACCCGTAATTTCCCCGTCATGCTGCAAGTGGTCCGCCAACTGTCAGAGCTGTTTCCCGACGCGACATTCCCCGTCGCCTGCTACAGACAGGCCCATTTTGAACTCTGTCAAAACCTGATTCAGGAAGAACAGGCCACGGACCTGCCAATCCAACTCTATTTGAATAAGACATCAGAAATCATTGAAGCGGCTGACTGCTGCCTGATGGTTTCAGGCTCGGTCAGCCTGGAACTGCTGGCAAGAAAAACACCGGCGGTCGTTCTTTACCGCAGCCACTGGGGGATGTATTTCCTGGCCCATCTACTGATAACCTGCAAATACATGTCGCTCCCCAACTTGATCGCGGATCAAGAATTGATGCCGGAATTTCCCTCTGTCGGGTCACCGGAAAAAGATGTCGCCAAAATCTCGGCAATTTTCAACGACTGGCTCAGTACACCCCTCTCGCTGGAAAGAGCCCGTACGAAACTGACTTCACTCTATAATGAAACTGTGATTCCCGGTGCTTCAGCCCAGGCTGCGAAATCCATTGTGAGCCATATCCAGCCAGAAACTCAGCAGAAATCCGCCGCGTAA
- a CDS encoding pyridoxamine 5'-phosphate oxidase family protein, translated as MDYHDPGFGSEGERELQKRYGTEKRANSFYDRQMIDYLNPRMQEYIREQELLFIATSDAKGECDSSFRAGIPGFVRILNEKQLAYPEYRGNGVLASLGNISENPHIGLMFLDFFKATIGLHINGKASIVENEEFLQSDNTPQEIRDDIATEDGKKPERWVMVEVEEAYIHCSKHIPLLTKQDKKIAWGTDDMKLKGGNFFGVASKVNSRKESGDGPT; from the coding sequence ATGGATTATCACGACCCCGGTTTCGGCTCTGAAGGTGAGCGGGAACTTCAGAAGCGTTACGGAACGGAAAAACGCGCCAACAGTTTCTACGATCGGCAGATGATCGATTATTTGAATCCCCGGATGCAGGAATATATCCGGGAACAGGAGTTGCTGTTTATCGCCACATCCGATGCAAAAGGTGAATGCGATAGCTCATTTCGCGCCGGCATCCCCGGCTTTGTGCGAATACTGAATGAGAAACAACTTGCCTACCCCGAATACCGGGGCAACGGTGTGCTCGCCTCGCTCGGTAATATTTCAGAAAATCCGCACATCGGCTTGATGTTCCTCGATTTCTTCAAAGCTACGATTGGCCTGCACATTAATGGGAAAGCATCTATCGTCGAAAACGAAGAATTCCTGCAATCGGACAACACGCCACAAGAAATCAGAGACGACATCGCAACCGAAGATGGTAAGAAGCCGGAACGCTGGGTGATGGTGGAAGTCGAAGAGGCATATATCCATTGCTCAAAACATATTCCCCTGCTGACCAAACAGGATAAAAAAATTGCCTGGGGCACAGATGATATGAAATTAAAAGGGGGTAACTTCTTTGGAGTCGCATCAAAAGTGAATTCCAGGAAAGAATCCGGGGACGGCCCTACCTGA
- a CDS encoding Gfo/Idh/MocA family protein, which produces MGKKTIRIGIVGAGANTKSRHIPGFQAIEDVEIVGVVNSTPESTEKVARKYAIPQTYAHWQELVEDPEIDAVMIGTWPNLHCEITCMALEAGKHVLTEARMARNLDEAKKMLKVSQARPDLIAQIVPSPFGLKYNQEVIKLISQKYLGTLREVVVVGADDSFWDYSKKLHWRQDKEISGNNVLTMGILHETLSRWAPPTERVFAQCSIFEPQRPSAQGQGNADVTIPDSVQVVSRLQGGANAIYHLSGSILFGPGLQIHLYGSHGTIKVHFTPEEKIFVGHMGEDELKELHIPKEEQGGWRVEAEFIGAIRGEEIIHHTDFATGVKYMEFTEAVALSCQKSEPVTLPL; this is translated from the coding sequence ATGGGAAAAAAAACGATCCGTATTGGAATTGTTGGTGCAGGGGCAAATACGAAAAGTCGCCATATTCCGGGATTTCAAGCAATTGAAGATGTCGAAATCGTCGGCGTCGTGAATTCCACACCAGAGTCGACGGAAAAAGTCGCCCGAAAATATGCTATTCCACAGACCTATGCCCATTGGCAGGAACTGGTTGAAGACCCTGAAATCGATGCAGTGATGATCGGAACCTGGCCCAATCTGCATTGTGAGATTACCTGCATGGCCCTCGAAGCCGGCAAGCACGTTCTGACTGAAGCCAGAATGGCACGCAATCTGGACGAAGCCAAAAAGATGCTCAAAGTATCACAGGCCCGCCCGGATCTGATTGCACAGATCGTCCCCAGCCCCTTTGGTTTAAAATACAACCAGGAAGTCATCAAGCTGATCTCCCAAAAATATCTGGGAACGCTACGCGAAGTCGTCGTCGTCGGAGCGGACGACTCCTTCTGGGATTACAGCAAAAAATTGCATTGGCGACAGGACAAGGAAATCAGCGGCAACAATGTTCTGACAATGGGAATCTTGCACGAGACCTTGAGTCGCTGGGCCCCTCCCACAGAACGGGTCTTCGCTCAATGTTCCATCTTCGAGCCACAGCGGCCTTCCGCTCAAGGCCAGGGTAATGCCGATGTAACGATCCCTGATAGCGTCCAAGTCGTCAGCAGACTTCAAGGAGGCGCCAACGCCATCTACCACTTAAGCGGTTCGATTCTGTTTGGCCCGGGCCTGCAGATCCACCTCTATGGCAGTCATGGAACAATTAAAGTTCACTTCACACCGGAAGAAAAAATCTTTGTCGGCCATATGGGGGAAGACGAACTGAAAGAACTCCATATCCCGAAAGAAGAACAGGGAGGCTGGCGCGTCGAAGCAGAGTTTATCGGAGCCATCCGTGGAGAAGAAATCATCCACCACACCGACTTCGCGACGGGCGTCAAATACATGGAGTTTACGGAAGCCGTCGCACTAAGTTGTCAAAAAAGTGAACCCGTGACGCTTCCACTGTGA
- a CDS encoding 3'(2'),5'-bisphosphate nucleotidase, producing the protein MTTPFQWELEIALSAVKQASQICRSVQAAITDEVLEKKDKSPVTIADFSSQAVICRALNETFPQDPIIGEEDAAELRLEENRAFLEMIVAELNAAQIPETSPENVCRWIDQGGAKEYSSRFWTLDPIDGTKGFLRKEQYAVSLALIVDGKIVLGILGCPNMPFPIDETVTGTLYYAVAGQGAFAIPLNQDQEQAAFPIRVTTTDDFSQSRFCESVESGHSSHGHSQQVAEKLDIEKEPRRLDSQAKYAVVAQGNADIYMRLPTRVGYREKIWDHAAGVLLVQEAGGTVTDITGKPLEFDQGYELKNNQGVIVTNGPLHQELIQTLGELAINE; encoded by the coding sequence ATGACGACACCATTTCAATGGGAATTAGAGATTGCTCTGTCAGCAGTCAAACAGGCCTCTCAAATTTGCCGCTCTGTACAAGCAGCGATCACTGATGAAGTTCTGGAAAAAAAAGACAAAAGCCCGGTAACAATTGCAGATTTCAGCAGCCAGGCCGTCATCTGCCGGGCACTCAACGAGACATTTCCACAAGACCCCATCATCGGCGAAGAAGATGCTGCTGAGTTACGTCTGGAAGAAAATCGCGCGTTCCTGGAAATGATTGTCGCCGAACTCAATGCGGCGCAAATTCCGGAAACCTCTCCTGAAAATGTCTGCCGCTGGATCGATCAGGGGGGCGCCAAAGAGTATAGCAGCCGTTTCTGGACTCTGGATCCCATCGACGGAACCAAAGGGTTTTTACGCAAAGAACAGTATGCTGTTTCACTGGCCTTAATTGTCGACGGAAAGATTGTGCTCGGCATCTTAGGTTGCCCCAACATGCCTTTCCCGATTGATGAAACGGTCACGGGAACACTGTACTACGCTGTCGCCGGCCAGGGCGCTTTTGCGATTCCCCTGAATCAGGATCAGGAGCAGGCAGCATTTCCGATTCGAGTCACCACCACTGATGACTTCTCACAATCACGCTTTTGTGAATCGGTCGAATCGGGACACAGCTCGCACGGACATTCACAGCAGGTTGCAGAAAAACTGGACATTGAGAAAGAACCCAGAAGACTCGACAGTCAGGCCAAGTATGCCGTCGTTGCTCAGGGCAATGCCGATATTTACATGCGGCTGCCAACCCGCGTTGGTTATCGCGAAAAAATCTGGGACCACGCTGCCGGAGTACTCCTGGTACAGGAGGCGGGCGGCACCGTGACGGATATCACTGGCAAGCCACTGGAATTTGATCAGGGCTACGAATTGAAAAACAATCAGGGAGTCATCGTGACCAATGGACCTCTTCATCAGGAGTTGATTCAAACTCTGGGTGAACTGGCAATCAATGAATAG